A stretch of DNA from Dokdonia sp. PRO95:
AGGAATATCTACCAGAAAACCTACAAAATAACCTGTGCGTTTTCCGTCAAGTTGGTTTTCAATTCTCTCTGCAGCAGAGCTACCATCATTGTCAAAAGACAATCCAGTAACATCTGCAAAGTTTACTCCTGCTTTAAATCCAGAAGTAACCTGAGCGTTAATAAAAGAAAAAGATAATAGAGATAGTCCCGTTAATAATAAAAATAATGATTTTTTCATGATCTAATGTTTTGTATATCTATAGTTTACACAAAAATATACATTAAACTCCAAACCATTATCATGATTTATTAGAATGGTATAAGCTTTTTATAATCCCATCTGCCAGCCCAATTTTCGGAACAATAATCTGCTTTGCTTTAGATGATTTCATTGCTTGTAAATAAATACGCAATGCTGGTATAATCACATCTGCACGATCAGGGTTAAGAGAAAGCTTTACAATACGCTCCTCGTAAGTCATCGTTTTAAGTTCTTTATATAATTGCGTAAGAAATAAGTATGATAGCGTTTTTCCAGGCTTTTTTGCACTTAACTTAAATACCTTATTTATGTTCCCACCAGATCCTATAAGATCTATATGATCATAATTTTCACATTTTAAAGCAATCCATTTTTCTAAAATTTCCCAATCTTCAACAGAAACTAGATCATTTAATAAACGCACAGTTCCAATCTTGAAGGATCGAGAGGCAATCACATTGCCCATGTGATAAATTGTTATTTCAGTACTACC
This window harbors:
- a CDS encoding rod shape-determining protein, which encodes MLTIKKYAAIDIGSNAVRLLIANIIEQEDGPTLFKKNALVRVPIRLGEDVFVNGEISVKNQERMEDAMKAFRLLMNAHQVLKYRACATSAMRDARNGLAFAKALKKKTNITVDVIDGEEEAKIIAATDLNSFIKEDRTYIYVDVGGGSTEITIYHMGNVIASRSFKIGTVRLLNDLVSVEDWEILEKWIALKCENYDHIDLIGSGGNINKVFKLSAKKPGKTLSYLFLTQLYKELKTMTYEERIVKLSLNPDRADVIIPALRIYLQAMKSSKAKQIIVPKIGLADGIIKSLYHSNKS